A window of Candidatus Rokuibacteriota bacterium genomic DNA:
AGGCCGAGCACCTGGGTCTCGACGGAAGCATATGAGAACTTCGAACCGCTCGGCACGACGCGCTCGTTGAACTTCGTCACTGCGCCGACGCCGCCCTCGCCGAGTTGGATATAGGTATCGAGGACGAGCGTCGTGACGTCGTCGCGCCCCGAGTACTCCTCGCTGAAGCGGACGCCCGACGACATCTGCAGCAGATGACGGAGCGACGTGCGCCCGTACTCGGTCCCGGCGAGCGCCGGCACGTAGGCGGCGGCGAGGTCGTCGACCGAGCGGATGCGCCCCTCGGCGATCGCGATCCCGACCAGCATCGCGGTCACGGTCTTCGCCATGGACCACGACGTGAAGCGATCGCGGTCGGTGCGTCCGTACTGGTAGCGCTCGACGAAGATCGTCTCGTCGCGCGCGATGAGCAGCCCGGTCGCCGGATTGCGCGCGAGGTAGTCGTCGAGCGTCAGGTCGAGGCCCTGGAACTTCCACGTGATCGCCGGCTCGACGACGCGCACGAGGCGAGAGGATGTCGCGGCCTTGCGAACCAGCCGGCTTTTGAAGACCTCGTCGAGATGGCTGTGCGAACCCACCAACATCGGAATGTCGTAAAAGGTCCGGCGATCGCCCATCGGATAGCCCGCGCTCGCGCTGTAGGCCTCGGCATCAGGACCGCTCGCGGCGAACCGTGGCGCCACCTCTTCGGTGAGCGCAGCGTCGTCGCGCGTCGTCGACGGGGACGCGCAGCCCGCCACGAGCGTGACGAGCACGAACGCACCGCCGCGACGAAGCGCGCGCGCCATCACCGCTTCACGCGCCGTTTGCCCGATGGCGCGTAGGCGACATAGAGGCCATTATCGGCCCGGGCCGGGGCCGACGGGCGCCGACGGCGGGGTGGCTGGCGCCGAGAGCACCGCGCGTCGCGCATCGTTGATCCCCCAGCCGGGCCAAGC
This region includes:
- a CDS encoding serine hydrolase, with translation MARALRRGGAFVLVTLVAGCASPSTTRDDAALTEEVAPRFAASGPDAEAYSASAGYPMGDRRTFYDIPMLVGSHSHLDEVFKSRLVRKAATSSRLVRVVEPAITWKFQGLDLTLDDYLARNPATGLLIARDETIFVERYQYGRTDRDRFTSWSMAKTVTAMLVGIAIAEGRIRSVDDLAAAYVPALAGTEYGRTSLRHLLQMSSGVRFSEEYSGRDDVTTLVLDTYIQLGEGGVGAVTKFNERVVPSGSKFSYASVETQVLGLVLRSVIGRPVSEYLQEKIWDPIGAEADATWLIDKTGQESTFCCINAVLRDYARLGLLLAHDGNWRGRQIIPAAWIKDATTVREDQSHLRPGLATPFFGYGYQTWIFPGERRMFAFLGVRGQAIYVDPQSRLVLVHTAVRKQSVDPGSRETGALWQSVVRTLGR